In Acaryochloris thomasi RCC1774, a genomic segment contains:
- the secF gene encoding protein translocase subunit SecF, translated as MKLNLTKRRSLWWSISAVAIAVGIAAMVFSWQQYQAPLRLGLDFLGGTRLQFERDCTQADCQSPITPEEVRSVLSDKGLGNSNIQVLGNERQAVSIRTQPLDVEKRTDLQTALVEKLGTFDNQKTQIDTVGPTLGKQLLTSGLLALFVSFGGIIVYLTIRFQFDYALFAIVALFHDILITMGAFSILGLVTGLEVNSLFIVGLLTIIGFSVNDTVVIYDRIRENFKLKGSKGNVGEAVDLSVNQTLGRSINTTLTTTLPLLAIYFFGGETLKDFALTLMVGFLAGAYSSIFIASTLLGWWRERRAPQNASFEATIPSPKEN; from the coding sequence ATGAAACTCAACCTAACCAAGCGCCGTTCTCTGTGGTGGTCTATCTCCGCTGTCGCCATCGCCGTGGGCATTGCCGCAATGGTGTTCTCGTGGCAACAGTACCAGGCTCCACTGCGGTTGGGACTCGATTTTTTGGGCGGCACCCGTCTCCAGTTTGAGCGGGACTGCACCCAGGCTGATTGTCAGTCCCCTATCACCCCAGAAGAGGTCCGGTCTGTGCTTTCAGACAAGGGCCTCGGGAACAGTAATATTCAGGTCCTAGGAAACGAGAGGCAAGCCGTTTCTATTCGAACTCAGCCCTTAGACGTTGAGAAGCGAACCGACCTCCAAACGGCCTTAGTTGAAAAGCTAGGGACCTTCGACAATCAGAAGACTCAGATCGACACCGTTGGCCCCACCCTGGGCAAGCAGCTTTTAACCTCCGGTTTATTGGCTCTATTTGTCTCCTTTGGCGGCATTATTGTCTATCTCACCATTCGCTTCCAGTTTGACTATGCCCTGTTTGCGATCGTGGCTCTGTTTCACGACATCTTAATTACAATGGGGGCCTTCTCAATTCTGGGTTTGGTGACTGGCTTAGAAGTCAACAGCCTATTCATCGTTGGTCTGCTGACGATTATTGGCTTCTCAGTCAACGATACTGTGGTTATCTACGACCGCATTCGTGAAAACTTTAAGCTCAAGGGCAGTAAAGGAAATGTTGGAGAAGCCGTAGACCTATCGGTTAACCAGACGCTAGGACGCTCAATCAACACCACGCTCACGACAACCCTCCCGTTACTGGCCATTTATTTCTTTGGTGGCGAAACTCTTAAAGACTTTGCCCTAACTCTGATGGTCGGTTTCTTAGCAGGAGCCTATTCCAGCATTTTTATCGCCAGTACGCTTCTTGGCTGGTGGCGTGAACGTCGCGCCCCTCAAAACGCCAGTTTTGAAGCAACAATACCCAGCCCAAAAGAGAACTAA
- the secD gene encoding protein translocase subunit SecD: MFVVTQVPIKLGLDLRGGSQLTLQVQTNEKVPEITPRVLEAVQRVVEGRINALGVSESLVQTSGTSQLLVQLPGVSDPKDAERILGGTAQLDFRQQKQGSEAQLLIERQLQEEHLIEQAQLQAAEQTPETEKALTDIKEKLKASEDAIAKLYEPATLTGDNLRDAFAQPLQGSNSWTVVIRFDGTGGEKFAELTKNVAGTGRTLGIFLDGRLLSSPTVDVKFAESGITGGSAEITGGFTAESGNDLAVQLRGGALPVPVQIVENRTVGATLGKDSIRSSVYAGLGGLLLVLIFMVAYYRLPGVIADVALCVYGLLTFSIFVLVGVTLTLPGIAGFILSIGMAVDANVLIFERTREELRSGRTLYRSIESGFNRAFTSILDSNVTTLIACSVLIWLGSGLVRGFAITLAIGVCMSMFTAITCSRTLMFSAISFPNLRKAELFDTKKVKVVS; encoded by the coding sequence ATGTTCGTGGTCACGCAGGTGCCGATCAAGCTGGGACTTGACCTGAGGGGTGGCTCTCAACTGACGCTGCAGGTGCAAACCAATGAGAAAGTGCCCGAAATTACGCCACGGGTACTAGAGGCCGTGCAGCGCGTCGTGGAAGGTCGCATTAATGCACTCGGCGTTTCTGAGTCGCTCGTTCAAACCTCCGGCACCAGTCAGCTTCTGGTACAGCTCCCCGGCGTGAGTGATCCCAAAGATGCAGAGCGAATTCTGGGCGGGACGGCACAGCTTGATTTTCGCCAGCAGAAGCAAGGGTCTGAAGCCCAGCTTCTGATTGAGCGGCAGCTACAGGAAGAGCATTTGATCGAGCAGGCACAGCTACAGGCTGCTGAGCAGACGCCCGAGACCGAGAAAGCCCTGACAGATATTAAGGAGAAGCTAAAGGCAAGTGAAGATGCGATCGCAAAGCTTTACGAACCGGCAACCCTAACCGGCGACAATCTGCGCGATGCCTTTGCCCAGCCCCTGCAGGGATCGAACTCGTGGACCGTCGTGATTCGCTTCGATGGTACAGGCGGAGAAAAATTTGCTGAACTCACCAAAAACGTAGCCGGCACCGGACGTACATTGGGCATTTTTCTCGATGGCCGTCTTTTGAGTTCTCCAACCGTAGACGTCAAATTTGCAGAGAGCGGCATTACCGGCGGTAGCGCTGAAATTACCGGTGGCTTTACCGCAGAGTCAGGTAACGACCTCGCCGTTCAGCTTCGGGGTGGTGCCTTACCCGTCCCCGTACAGATCGTTGAGAACCGCACAGTGGGAGCCACCCTCGGTAAAGACAGTATTCGCAGCAGCGTCTATGCCGGTCTCGGTGGTCTTTTGCTCGTGCTGATTTTCATGGTCGCCTACTATCGATTGCCCGGTGTAATTGCTGACGTCGCCCTCTGTGTCTATGGCTTGCTAACCTTTTCTATTTTTGTCCTAGTCGGCGTCACCTTAACGCTACCCGGAATAGCAGGCTTCATTTTGAGTATTGGCATGGCCGTAGACGCCAATGTTTTAATCTTTGAGCGCACCCGCGAAGAGCTGAGATCAGGCCGGACCCTCTATCGCTCTATTGAGTCTGGCTTCAATCGCGCCTTCACAAGTATTCTAGACAGCAATGTCACCACGCTGATCGCCTGCAGCGTGCTGATCTGGTTAGGATCTGGCCTCGTCCGCGGTTTTGCCATTACGCTCGCCATTGGCGTTTGCATGAGCATGTTCACCGCCATTACCTGTAGCCGCACCCTAATGTTCTCAGCCATCAGCTTCCCCAACCTGCGTAAGGCCGAGCTATTTGACACGAAAAAGGTAAAGGTCGTCTCATGA
- the blaOXA gene encoding class D beta-lactamase yields the protein MKNIFYGLNCVIASICITLSPFLDSSILASAAPLVTQQNKFTQPDFAQHFRDLGVKGSILIYDLERDRTYQHNPERNVTPFLPASTFKVLNSLIALETGVIDNELSILTWDGVERSIPAWNRDLNMQTAIQVSAVWFYQVLARRIGYERMQQWIAKVGYGNQAIGEADDIDTFWLTGDLRITPHQQIQFLRRLHKNELPFSDDAIATVKNIMIVERTPDYTMRAKTGWASESQIGWYVGYVEQDDNTYFFATNINIRDEADLSTRAAVTRQSLKSLKVL from the coding sequence ATGAAAAATATCTTTTATGGGCTTAACTGTGTGATCGCAAGCATTTGCATCACACTGTCACCTTTCCTAGATTCGTCCATTCTTGCATCTGCAGCACCCTTGGTGACTCAGCAAAACAAGTTCACACAGCCTGACTTTGCTCAGCATTTCCGAGACTTGGGTGTGAAAGGCTCGATCTTAATCTATGACCTGGAGCGAGACCGCACCTATCAGCACAACCCTGAGCGGAATGTGACCCCCTTTTTACCCGCCTCCACCTTTAAAGTTCTAAACTCGCTGATCGCTCTAGAAACTGGGGTGATTGACAACGAACTCTCAATTTTGACTTGGGACGGAGTAGAACGGAGTATTCCAGCATGGAATCGAGATCTCAATATGCAGACAGCTATTCAGGTATCAGCAGTCTGGTTCTATCAGGTCTTAGCTCGTCGCATTGGCTACGAACGAATGCAGCAGTGGATTGCTAAAGTTGGCTACGGCAACCAAGCCATCGGAGAGGCAGACGATATTGATACCTTCTGGCTAACGGGCGATTTACGGATCACGCCCCACCAGCAAATTCAGTTTCTGCGACGCTTACATAAAAATGAATTGCCCTTCTCAGATGATGCGATCGCAACCGTAAAAAACATCATGATCGTGGAGCGAACCCCAGACTATACAATGCGTGCCAAAACCGGCTGGGCATCCGAATCCCAGATCGGTTGGTATGTTGGCTATGTGGAACAAGATGACAATACTTACTTCTTCGCTACCAATATCAACATTCGCGATGAGGCAGATCTGAGTACTAGAGCCGCAGTGACTCGACAGAGTTTGAAAAGTCTAAAAGTTCTGTAG
- a CDS encoding alpha-ketoacid dehydrogenase subunit beta: protein MAEVLLFNALREALDEEMGKDPTVMVMGEDVGHYGGSYKVTKGLYDKYGALRVLDTPIAENSFTGMAVGAAMTGLKPIIEGMNMGFLLLAFNQIANNAGMLRYTSGGNFKIPMVIRGPGGVGRQLGAEHSQRLEAYFQAVPGLKIVACSTPHNAKGLLKAAIRDPNPVLFFEHVLLYNLKEELPSEEYVLPLNKAEVVRSGKDVTILTYSRMRHHVLQAVKTLTAEGYDPEVIDLISLKPLDFDTIGESIRKTHRVIIVEECMRTGGIGAELTASINDRLFDELDAPVLRLSSQDIPTPYNGKLENLTIVQPQQIVEAVQKIVALQV, encoded by the coding sequence ATGGCTGAAGTTCTGTTATTTAATGCGCTGCGCGAAGCACTTGATGAAGAGATGGGGAAAGACCCGACCGTCATGGTAATGGGCGAGGATGTCGGCCATTACGGCGGCTCCTATAAAGTCACAAAAGGGCTATACGACAAATATGGAGCCCTACGTGTCCTAGATACCCCCATCGCTGAAAACAGCTTCACCGGCATGGCTGTGGGTGCCGCCATGACAGGGCTAAAGCCAATCATCGAAGGCATGAACATGGGCTTCTTGCTCCTAGCCTTCAACCAAATCGCTAACAACGCCGGTATGCTGCGCTATACCTCCGGCGGTAACTTCAAGATCCCGATGGTAATTCGCGGACCGGGCGGAGTCGGACGGCAGCTAGGAGCTGAACACTCCCAACGCCTTGAAGCCTATTTTCAGGCTGTTCCGGGTCTAAAAATTGTGGCCTGCTCGACGCCCCACAACGCTAAGGGACTGCTTAAAGCAGCGATTCGAGATCCCAATCCGGTTTTATTCTTTGAGCATGTGCTGCTTTACAACCTTAAAGAAGAGCTGCCCAGCGAAGAGTACGTTCTGCCCCTCAATAAGGCAGAAGTGGTGCGCTCCGGCAAAGACGTGACGATCTTGACCTACTCTCGGATGCGGCACCATGTCCTGCAGGCGGTGAAAACGCTGACAGCAGAAGGCTATGACCCTGAAGTCATTGATCTGATTTCTCTCAAGCCTCTAGACTTCGACACAATTGGCGAGTCAATTCGCAAAACCCACCGCGTGATTATTGTTGAAGAATGTATGAGAACGGGTGGCATTGGTGCTGAACTAACGGCTTCAATCAATGACCGACTGTTTGATGAACTAGATGCGCCTGTTCTCCGTCTATCTTCTCAAGACATTCCCACTCCCTATAACGGCAAGCTAGAAAACCTCACCATCGTCCAGCCTCAGCAAATTGTGGAAGCTGTACAAAAAATAGTAGCGCTGCAGGTTTAG